One window from the genome of bacterium encodes:
- a CDS encoding prepilin-type N-terminal cleavage/methylation domain-containing protein — MKRRSVLMACRGMTLIEVVIVIAIIATLAAVAIPSIVTTLDLNDRVATMEKMDNLEIALNNYYEDVGEYPSVNDLTADGKQLVNDKSWSSIDFLVYNPYPEKGTSIKDTVRRYGWNGPYLTASFHKDDYKKDAWGRAIYYQPQYGRSRAESADGQQYAGAEGLPANAALLASMGKTPGWGFRDASGSYSGGPTLGMLTWRELCMFIPYSELFGGKYEHILKDNVIKVISCASIDRTKAEETKKRFEEVRTAICGSPEDLEGGGCIAGFAADLGLALPKGAAETVKPAVPLNLDDFRDFDNPLQLLIMRFVDPGSKDLSYGAPRDVPPPYRMGDSSRFNVQKGNDLGYSWMGWRGPYMTSDFGNSYVNEDDDMVMTYDCFLDGWKAPLAIHNEGDAYAGAVLDLGFGNRDEDLDNYASLAGLIASPGSNRIFDRMTGMLLDPNLMRGGNPSGTISSEGQDDDDVFVPLYKRDLWANIAPNVIIEAMDEPSTINTPVDIEMAYNTKTLPSVQDYVSGIAVIYPDPKEAPGFNVVELMSSGFPIPIMSPTNQHIYKDSFTQIETNQFIPVGYAFFYIKVVHHRDIGSQDTGYCMALQQRLGWEEVAWTGVTQTQIYGERVCVKNGISTISLEFTLLGGG; from the coding sequence ATGAAGCGAAGATCGGTACTAATGGCTTGCAGAGGTATGACCCTGATTGAGGTGGTCATTGTGATCGCGATCATCGCGACGCTTGCGGCCGTTGCTATACCGTCAATCGTTACGACGTTGGACCTAAACGATCGTGTGGCCACAATGGAGAAGATGGACAACCTCGAGATAGCTCTCAACAATTATTATGAGGATGTGGGTGAGTATCCATCTGTCAACGACCTTACGGCCGATGGGAAACAGCTGGTTAACGACAAGAGCTGGAGCAGCATCGACTTTCTGGTTTACAACCCCTATCCGGAAAAGGGCACGAGTATAAAGGACACCGTCAGGCGCTATGGCTGGAATGGGCCCTATTTGACCGCATCGTTCCACAAGGATGACTACAAGAAGGATGCTTGGGGCAGGGCGATCTATTATCAGCCTCAGTATGGGCGGTCGCGAGCCGAGTCGGCTGACGGCCAGCAATACGCAGGGGCGGAGGGCTTGCCGGCAAACGCCGCTCTGCTTGCCAGCATGGGCAAGACGCCGGGCTGGGGCTTCAGGGATGCCTCAGGGTCCTATTCGGGCGGGCCGACTCTGGGGATGCTTACGTGGCGGGAGCTCTGCATGTTCATCCCATACAGCGAGCTCTTTGGCGGCAAATATGAGCACATCCTCAAGGATAACGTCATCAAGGTCATTAGCTGCGCAAGCATCGACCGGACAAAGGCGGAGGAAACCAAGAAACGCTTCGAGGAGGTCAGGACGGCTATCTGCGGCTCGCCCGAGGACCTCGAGGGCGGAGGCTGCATCGCGGGCTTCGCAGCGGACCTCGGATTGGCATTACCAAAGGGCGCCGCGGAGACCGTCAAGCCCGCTGTTCCGCTCAACCTTGACGATTTCAGAGATTTTGACAACCCCCTGCAACTGCTGATCATGCGATTTGTCGATCCGGGATCGAAGGACCTTTCCTATGGCGCGCCACGGGACGTTCCGCCGCCTTACAGGATGGGCGATTCTTCGAGGTTCAACGTCCAAAAGGGAAACGACCTTGGCTATTCCTGGATGGGCTGGCGAGGTCCCTATATGACCTCGGACTTTGGCAACTCCTACGTAAACGAAGACGATGACATGGTCATGACATACGATTGTTTCCTCGACGGATGGAAGGCTCCGCTCGCCATCCACAACGAGGGCGATGCCTACGCAGGCGCCGTTCTGGACCTCGGGTTCGGCAATAGAGATGAGGACCTGGACAACTACGCCTCTTTGGCCGGGCTTATCGCGTCCCCGGGCTCCAACCGGATATTCGACAGGATGACAGGGATGCTGCTGGACCCCAACCTCATGAGGGGTGGCAACCCCAGCGGGACGATCTCCTCTGAAGGCCAGGACGATGATGATGTGTTCGTCCCCCTGTATAAGCGCGACTTGTGGGCCAACATAGCCCCGAACGTGATCATCGAGGCGATGGATGAGCCCAGTACCATCAATACGCCAGTTGACATTGAAATGGCATACAACACCAAGACGCTCCCAAGCGTCCAAGACTATGTTTCCGGGATCGCGGTCATATACCCCGACCCCAAAGAGGCGCCCGGCTTCAATGTCGTAGAGCTGATGAGCAGTGGCTTCCCAATCCCGATAATGTCTCCGACCAACCAGCACATCTACAAGGACTCGTTCACACAGATTGAGACCAATCAGTTTATCCCTGTGGGTTACGCGTTCTTCTACATCAAGGTCGTGCATCATCGCGACATCGGAAGTCAGGACACCGGGTACTGCATGGCTTTGCAGCAGCGGCTCGGTTGGGAAGAGGTCGCGTGGACCGGCGTAACTCAGACCCAGATTTACGGCGAGCGAGTCTGTGTCAAGAATGGTATCTCGACTATCTCCTTGGAGTTCACTCTGCTGGGCGGCGGTTAA